A stretch of the Filimonas lacunae genome encodes the following:
- a CDS encoding HPP family protein, translating into MLKKMKRVTRISRYVVYKETLVDFKEHFWSFIGSFVGIGLIAYLQQFEVAVQDNIFLIGSFGASSVLVYGFIQSPLAQPRNLIGGHVVSAIVGVTVGKCLPDIVWLTAPLAVSLSIVLMQITKTIHPPGGATALIAVTGSGQIKALGYGYVLSPVLSGVLILFIVALICNNLTPHRKYPTDKRFTKTVKRLFFKRMRLKEHNPDVHHG; encoded by the coding sequence ATGTTAAAAAAGATGAAACGGGTAACCCGTATATCCCGTTATGTAGTATATAAAGAAACGTTAGTAGATTTTAAAGAACACTTCTGGTCGTTTATTGGCTCTTTTGTGGGCATTGGCCTTATTGCTTATCTCCAGCAGTTTGAAGTAGCCGTTCAGGATAACATTTTTCTTATTGGCAGTTTTGGTGCTTCCAGTGTGCTGGTGTATGGTTTTATACAAAGTCCACTGGCGCAACCCCGTAATTTAATTGGTGGACATGTTGTGTCGGCTATAGTAGGTGTTACAGTAGGCAAGTGTTTGCCGGATATAGTATGGCTTACGGCTCCTTTAGCTGTGTCTTTGTCTATTGTGCTGATGCAGATCACTAAAACTATTCATCCACCCGGAGGTGCCACTGCATTGATTGCGGTTACAGGTTCAGGGCAGATTAAGGCGCTAGGTTATGGATATGTGCTTTCGCCTGTATTATCGGGAGTGCTTATTTTATTTATAGTGGCACTCATTTGTAATAACCTTACACCTCATAGAAAATACCCGACAGATAAACGCTTTACTAAAACAGTGAAAAGGCTGTTTTTTAAAAGAATGCGTTTGAAAGAACATAACCCTGATGTCCATCATGGTTAG
- a CDS encoding chloride channel protein, with translation MMNIVHGPVRRGVLYVKSKLTERQFLLVACVIVGATASLAAVTLKLLVFRLEELFFTHAAPGNVMWYQVLLPIVGIGVSSLLIVKVFKEFKKGNDKIVYAIAKNGANLPSSQIYSHIVTSSITVGLGGSAGLESPMVATGAAIGSNFGRLYFLPYKERTVLLACGIASGIASAFSAPVAGVLFALEVLMIDITITTFIPLIISAATGALLARMILGDEILLSFRNLHPFNYSNTLFYVCIGILGGFCALYYARMYTWIEHKFEHLRTATHRWIWGSLLLAVLIFFLPPLFGEGYQTIRMLADNNSISNSTGFLLHNFGTTWGLLLFLVAVILMKVFATAFTVQGGGNGGSFAPALFIGGVLGFVIGKCFILLGYEDVPVANFVVAGMASMLSGVFFAPLTAIFLSAEITGGYSLIIPLMLVAAISFFVVKSFEPLSMEMKKLSHTSRLNPSDKDKFLLSRLELTHMVGTDYLRFNTKTTLPEIARLISHDLNDVYAVTSEGNKLEGVIYLNDIKSLMLDYLDKNQYTTATDVMIKQRFLTVNDDVETALYTFEQQNVSTLAVVTETGAWAGFITKAAILDRYRQEILQLSYN, from the coding sequence ATGATGAACATAGTGCATGGCCCGGTTCGCAGAGGAGTACTTTATGTAAAGTCAAAGTTAACCGAACGTCAATTTCTGCTTGTTGCCTGCGTAATAGTAGGCGCTACAGCCAGTCTTGCAGCTGTCACCTTAAAGCTGTTGGTGTTTAGATTAGAAGAATTATTCTTTACACATGCTGCCCCCGGCAACGTTATGTGGTACCAGGTACTATTGCCTATTGTGGGTATTGGCGTAAGCAGTTTATTGATAGTAAAAGTGTTTAAAGAGTTTAAGAAAGGCAATGATAAAATAGTATATGCCATTGCCAAAAATGGCGCAAACCTTCCTTCCAGCCAGATATATTCTCATATTGTTACCAGCAGCATTACAGTAGGCTTAGGAGGATCAGCAGGCCTGGAATCCCCCATGGTAGCCACTGGTGCAGCTATCGGCTCCAACTTTGGCCGCCTGTATTTTCTTCCTTATAAAGAACGCACCGTACTACTGGCCTGTGGCATTGCATCCGGCATCGCTTCAGCATTCAGTGCTCCTGTAGCAGGTGTGTTGTTTGCATTGGAAGTGCTGATGATAGATATTACCATTACTACCTTCATACCATTAATTATATCCGCTGCTACGGGTGCATTGCTGGCACGCATGATATTAGGAGATGAAATTTTATTATCCTTCCGCAACCTGCATCCCTTTAATTACAGCAACACTTTGTTCTATGTATGCATAGGCATACTGGGCGGCTTTTGCGCCCTGTACTATGCGCGTATGTACACCTGGATTGAACATAAGTTTGAGCATTTGCGCACGGCTACACACCGTTGGATATGGGGTAGCCTGTTACTGGCAGTGCTGATCTTTTTTCTGCCACCGCTATTTGGAGAAGGTTATCAAACCATAAGAATGCTGGCCGATAACAATAGCATATCTAACAGCACTGGTTTTTTACTGCATAATTTTGGAACTACCTGGGGCCTGCTGCTGTTTCTGGTAGCAGTGATATTAATGAAAGTATTTGCCACAGCTTTTACAGTACAAGGCGGCGGTAATGGCGGCAGCTTTGCACCTGCATTGTTTATTGGCGGCGTGTTGGGCTTTGTGATAGGCAAATGTTTTATCCTTTTAGGTTATGAAGATGTGCCGGTAGCTAACTTTGTAGTCGCAGGCATGGCTTCCATGCTAAGCGGCGTATTCTTCGCACCTTTAACAGCCATATTCTTAAGTGCAGAAATAACAGGCGGCTACAGCCTCATCATTCCTTTAATGCTGGTAGCTGCTATCAGCTTCTTTGTGGTGAAGTCGTTTGAACCACTATCAATGGAAATGAAAAAACTATCGCACACCAGCCGCTTAAACCCTAGTGATAAAGATAAATTCCTGTTAAGCCGGTTAGAACTTACGCACATGGTAGGTACCGACTACCTGCGATTTAATACTAAAACAACATTGCCCGAAATAGCAAGGCTCATCAGTCACGATTTAAACGATGTATACGCTGTTACCAGCGAAGGCAATAAACTGGAAGGGGTCATTTATCTGAATGACATTAAATCACTTATGCTGGACTACCTGGATAAAAACCAGTATACCACCGCTACTGATGTCATGATTAAACAGCGGTTTCTTACCGTTAACGACGATGTAGAAACAGCCTTATATACATTTGAGCAACAAAACGTTTCTACCCTGGCCGTAGTTACCGAAACCGGCGCCTGGGCTGGCTTTATTACCAAAGCCGCCATATTAGACCGTTACCGGCAAGAGATTTTACAGCTGAGTTATAACTAG
- a CDS encoding arginine deiminase family protein → MSAQKPFYVESELGTLRKLLIHSPDGGIGKIIPSTFQDNLYDDIVHLKKMQKEYNHYVKLLLYFLDPEKVAYVNSCQQSASEEVQANCFIPGKKEYFNSDKVLEAQNLLEAIMQDEKVKIRLIAAICSYEESSYSIQQKLEAIQNNALLAKIMITGILPAAETGSGEDHYIFPPIPNFIFTRDIGIMLKDHILLSRMATTARKRESLITKFLALYYFFKDTPEKVIEIIEESDFFLYEEQERRQRIITIEGGDIMMIHSGHLVVGCSERTSSNAVNEIIHTLFSREELGIEKISVVKIPRKRAQMHIDTIFTQVKKNVWVLYGRYSEKIMEAENNSKKSYLNILAHSSDQQKEEQPEIIQFYKKAAEPYQRNKDYSCPNNPAGIESLLVQISVNDFGCKEEDVTIIYSGGNDFPHDDREQWTDSCNVVALKEGVVIGYDRNDKTSEAFRQAGFQVITTQQAFTLFESGVAPQSLENTLILLPSAELSRARGGSHCMSMPLLRDRF, encoded by the coding sequence ATGAGCGCACAAAAGCCGTTTTACGTAGAATCTGAATTAGGTACCCTTCGCAAACTATTAATACATAGCCCTGACGGGGGCATTGGTAAAATTATTCCCAGCACTTTCCAGGACAACCTGTACGATGATATTGTGCATTTGAAAAAAATGCAGAAAGAGTATAACCACTATGTAAAGCTGTTGTTATACTTCCTTGATCCGGAAAAAGTAGCGTATGTAAACAGCTGCCAGCAATCGGCCAGTGAAGAGGTGCAGGCCAATTGTTTTATACCCGGTAAGAAAGAATACTTTAACTCCGATAAGGTACTGGAAGCCCAGAACCTGTTGGAAGCCATTATGCAGGACGAAAAGGTGAAAATACGCCTGATTGCCGCCATCTGTTCCTACGAAGAATCCAGCTACAGCATACAGCAAAAACTGGAAGCCATTCAAAACAACGCTTTACTGGCTAAAATAATGATCACAGGCATATTGCCTGCTGCTGAAACCGGTAGTGGTGAAGATCATTACATCTTCCCTCCTATCCCCAATTTCATTTTTACGCGCGACATTGGCATCATGCTTAAAGACCATATACTGTTAAGCCGTATGGCCACCACTGCCCGTAAAAGAGAATCACTGATCACCAAATTCCTGGCGCTGTATTACTTCTTTAAAGACACCCCCGAAAAGGTGATCGAGATTATTGAGGAAAGCGATTTCTTTTTATATGAAGAGCAGGAACGCCGCCAACGCATTATCACTATAGAAGGCGGTGATATTATGATGATACATTCCGGTCACCTGGTGGTAGGTTGCAGCGAACGCACCTCTTCCAATGCAGTGAACGAAATCATACATACCCTGTTTAGCCGCGAAGAACTGGGCATTGAAAAGATATCGGTAGTAAAAATCCCCCGTAAACGTGCCCAGATGCATATTGACACCATCTTCACACAAGTAAAAAAGAATGTGTGGGTGCTATATGGCCGCTATTCAGAAAAGATTATGGAAGCCGAGAACAACAGTAAAAAGTCTTACTTAAACATTCTCGCCCATAGTTCAGATCAACAGAAAGAAGAACAACCGGAGATTATCCAGTTTTATAAAAAAGCAGCAGAACCTTATCAACGCAATAAAGACTATAGCTGCCCCAACAATCCGGCCGGCATAGAATCGTTGCTGGTACAGATAAGTGTAAACGACTTTGGCTGTAAAGAAGAAGACGTAACCATCATTTACAGTGGTGGTAATGATTTCCCACACGATGACCGTGAACAATGGACCGACTCCTGTAACGTAGTGGCATTAAAAGAAGGCGTGGTAATAGGTTACGACCGTAACGATAAAACCTCTGAGGCTTTTCGCCAGGCAGGCTTCCAGGTAATTACCACCCAACAGGCCTTTACCTTGTTTGAAAGCGGTGTAGCTCCTCAAAGCCTGGAAAACACGCTGATACTATTGCCTTCTGCTGAGTTATCACGTGCCCGCGGCGGATCGCATTGTATGAGCATGCCTTTATTAAGAGATCGTTTCTAA